The Acidobacteriota bacterium genome includes a window with the following:
- a CDS encoding protein kinase: MLICPGSRHLRLFWLRVMCACALVLFWLGMNGLVVGQTAVPLVDQTSETDVVTAGRLTFRAYNEKDGLPQNAIEGMGFDQNGYLWVGTQDGAARYNGRDWTVVNLPERTTSNFIRSLLVASDGSLWFGRQDGGLAQLAHGKWTSFTIQNGLPANRVNCLAETRSNDGTPTIWADTGGGGLAVFTAGRWASVDQPHHLSQKTITCLTVLKSPEGESLWVGTGSGLSQLTAGHWTTIDLTGVFSTPNISSLYSGVGFDGKPAVWVGSDSGELGVIQVGRLTRVGVPPQFATLPISTIAQTKSPDGRLSLWVGVGDAGLFRLQDGRWTGFDIGDGLPGNTIKSLLPEESPTGTRRLWIGTDGAGLARLELNQWVTFNTAAGLPVNMVFSLMVTKNLNGVETLWAGTNGKGIACVQPGKVTIYDETSGLPNATAFALLETTRIENKRIIWAGMRGGGIARLVNDRWQPESSDFGLETATVRRMIETVDEDGTPEIWAATGSHGLVRYRNGKWTAITTHDGLPTNRLFTVVEAVNSAGERQLWVGTEGGGLACRAKDGSWKVWNQASGLPNNSILSLLVGKGPDGTPTLWAGTEGGGVVRFPLTPGNQMFSVFSEQSQPALPNNTIYQVQSDAKGRMYLFTNKGVARLSPRTPTLDNPAEFDVYTFSIEDGLPNNEFNGGASCTDTRGRIWGGSIGGAVVYDPDREVPEVTTKPLKLERFLINGEPIELKATGDAAYFTLERALRYDENNVLVEFSLLSFFREKNTTYQIRLDGFDHTKPQWMTDFKKEYTNLPAGTFTLSVWGRDAGGNLSGPLVVSFRVKPAPWLTWWAFLGYGLVGGSGIWFGARWRMRALEQRNLVLESKIAERTADLAQAVKETERKNELLAAAKDQVERKNQELDRKVAELMASQQQADRIFSALAEALPGTVLDGKYRLEEKIGSGGFGTVFRGIHLALDRPVAVKVFRPRPGNDTPEAVERFRREGVSATRVNHPNAIQVLDWGISTEGIAFLVMELLQGYTLATELKFKKRLSLNRIKEILQPICSALAEAHSVGIIHRDIKPENIFIHRTRDGEVVKVVDFGLAKFREEEAGDRLNTGLTAAGIIIGTPTYMSPERLEGLDYDGRSDVYSVGVMLYEMVSGCLPFQPSSRGVIDVILRQIKELPSPPRQINPDLPESVEQVILRALEKNPELRPSITELEESFLAAIEGLSDTILESGPVHLVQPWNIGLDVTIEDSLSNMTTDIVPPSKETL; encoded by the coding sequence ATGCTTATCTGCCCTGGAAGCCGTCACCTTCGTCTGTTCTGGCTGCGCGTTATGTGCGCCTGCGCGTTGGTGTTGTTTTGGCTGGGTATGAATGGGCTGGTGGTGGGACAGACAGCGGTTCCGCTTGTTGACCAAACCAGCGAAACTGACGTGGTGACAGCGGGGAGGCTGACTTTTCGGGCCTATAATGAAAAGGATGGACTCCCACAAAATGCCATTGAGGGGATGGGCTTTGACCAGAATGGATACCTGTGGGTGGGAACCCAGGATGGTGCTGCTCGCTACAATGGACGTGACTGGACGGTGGTCAATCTGCCTGAACGCACGACGTCAAATTTTATCCGTTCTCTGCTGGTTGCCAGTGATGGCAGCCTCTGGTTTGGTCGCCAGGACGGAGGGCTTGCCCAACTGGCCCATGGGAAATGGACCAGTTTTACCATTCAAAATGGCTTGCCGGCCAATCGTGTGAACTGTCTGGCTGAAACCCGTTCCAATGATGGAACCCCGACCATCTGGGCTGATACAGGCGGCGGTGGACTGGCTGTATTCACCGCTGGAAGGTGGGCTTCGGTTGACCAACCCCATCACCTCTCGCAAAAAACCATCACCTGTCTCACTGTTTTGAAGTCACCTGAAGGCGAATCACTTTGGGTGGGGACGGGGAGCGGTTTATCACAACTGACTGCCGGGCACTGGACGACGATTGATTTGACGGGTGTTTTTTCAACACCCAATATCTCCAGTTTGTATTCCGGGGTTGGTTTTGATGGGAAGCCTGCGGTTTGGGTCGGGTCTGATTCAGGTGAACTTGGGGTGATTCAAGTTGGCCGTCTGACCAGAGTTGGTGTTCCTCCTCAATTTGCGACGCTTCCGATTTCAACCATTGCCCAAACAAAATCTCCTGATGGAAGGCTGTCGCTGTGGGTGGGTGTTGGAGATGCCGGGTTATTTCGGCTGCAGGATGGACGCTGGACCGGGTTTGACATCGGAGATGGGCTCCCTGGAAATACGATCAAGTCGCTTTTACCCGAGGAAAGCCCGACTGGAACCCGCCGGTTGTGGATTGGGACTGACGGCGCCGGTCTTGCCCGGCTCGAACTCAATCAGTGGGTCACCTTCAATACCGCTGCCGGGTTGCCGGTCAATATGGTGTTCAGCCTGATGGTGACCAAAAATCTGAATGGCGTTGAAACGCTCTGGGCTGGCACCAATGGCAAAGGCATTGCCTGTGTCCAACCGGGAAAAGTGACAATTTATGACGAAACCTCCGGCCTACCAAACGCAACCGCTTTTGCCCTGCTGGAAACCACCCGGATTGAAAACAAACGAATCATCTGGGCTGGCATGCGTGGCGGTGGTATTGCCCGACTGGTGAATGACCGCTGGCAGCCGGAATCATCGGATTTCGGCCTGGAAACCGCGACCGTTCGGCGGATGATCGAAACCGTTGACGAAGACGGCACGCCTGAAATTTGGGCGGCGACGGGATCGCATGGTCTGGTTCGGTACCGAAATGGGAAATGGACCGCCATTACCACCCATGATGGGCTGCCGACCAACCGGTTGTTCACCGTGGTGGAAGCCGTCAACTCCGCTGGTGAACGCCAGCTCTGGGTTGGCACTGAAGGTGGCGGACTGGCTTGCCGGGCCAAAGATGGATCCTGGAAGGTGTGGAACCAGGCTTCCGGCTTGCCAAACAACAGCATTCTGTCGCTTTTGGTTGGTAAAGGACCTGATGGAACGCCGACGCTCTGGGCGGGAACAGAAGGCGGTGGGGTTGTCCGATTCCCCTTGACGCCGGGAAATCAAATGTTTTCAGTCTTTTCAGAGCAGTCACAGCCCGCCCTGCCAAACAACACGATTTACCAGGTTCAATCTGACGCAAAGGGCCGGATGTACCTGTTTACCAATAAAGGTGTGGCCCGGTTATCGCCTCGAACCCCAACCCTTGATAATCCAGCCGAATTTGACGTCTACACGTTTTCAATTGAGGATGGGCTTCCAAATAATGAGTTTAACGGTGGAGCTTCGTGCACTGACACCAGAGGCCGAATTTGGGGTGGCTCGATTGGCGGCGCCGTGGTGTATGACCCGGACCGCGAAGTTCCCGAAGTCACCACAAAACCATTGAAACTGGAACGATTTCTGATCAACGGTGAACCTATCGAACTCAAAGCGACTGGAGATGCCGCCTATTTCACCTTGGAGCGGGCACTCCGCTATGATGAAAACAATGTGCTGGTGGAATTTTCGCTGTTGAGTTTTTTTCGGGAAAAAAACACGACGTACCAGATCCGGCTCGATGGGTTTGATCACACCAAACCCCAATGGATGACAGATTTTAAAAAGGAATACACCAATCTCCCGGCTGGAACCTTCACGCTGAGCGTGTGGGGGCGGGATGCTGGTGGCAACCTCTCTGGACCGCTGGTGGTGTCTTTCAGGGTCAAACCGGCACCCTGGCTGACATGGTGGGCGTTTCTCGGGTATGGACTGGTTGGCGGGAGCGGAATCTGGTTTGGTGCGCGCTGGCGAATGCGTGCCCTCGAACAACGCAACCTGGTGCTCGAATCCAAAATTGCCGAGCGAACCGCTGACCTGGCTCAGGCGGTCAAAGAAACCGAACGGAAAAACGAACTCCTCGCCGCCGCCAAAGATCAGGTCGAACGCAAAAACCAGGAGCTTGATCGAAAAGTCGCGGAATTGATGGCTTCGCAGCAGCAGGCTGACCGAATCTTTTCAGCCCTGGCTGAAGCCCTGCCGGGAACCGTGCTCGACGGAAAATATCGGTTGGAAGAAAAAATTGGGTCTGGCGGGTTTGGAACAGTTTTTCGGGGCATCCATCTGGCACTTGACCGTCCGGTTGCCGTCAAGGTGTTTCGGCCACGACCCGGAAACGACACGCCCGAGGCCGTCGAACGGTTTCGCCGCGAAGGCGTTTCGGCCACACGGGTCAACCACCCAAATGCCATCCAGGTGCTCGACTGGGGAATTTCAACCGAAGGAATTGCCTTTCTGGTGATGGAACTGTTGCAAGGCTATACCCTGGCGACGGAACTGAAATTCAAAAAACGCCTGTCCTTAAACCGAATCAAGGAAATACTCCAGCCAATTTGCTCCGCACTGGCTGAAGCACACTCAGTGGGAATTATCCATCGGGACATTAAGCCTGAAAACATTTTTATTCATCGAACCCGCGACGGCGAAGTCGTGAAAGTCGTGGATTTTGGGTTGGCCAAATTTCGAGAAGAGGAAGCCGGCGACCGACTCAACACGGGGTTGACGGCGGCTGGCATCATCATCGGAACCCCAACCTATATGTCGCCCGAACGGTTGGAAGGGCTTGACTACGATGGCCGGTCAGATGTGTATAGCGTCGGGGTCATGCTGTATGAAATGGTGAGTGGGTGTCTGCCGTTTCAACCTTCATCGCGGGGTGTGATTGATGTTATTTTGCGCCAAATCAAAGAATTGCCCTCGCCGCCACGCCAGATCAATCCTGATTTACCAGAAAGTGTGGAGCAGGTCATTTTACGGGCACTCGAAAAAAATCCTGAGCTTCGCCCCTCCATTACCGAACTGGAAGAGTCATTTTTGGCGGCGATTGAAGGGCTTTCTGACACCATACTGGAATCTGGACCAGTCCACCTGGTGCAACCCTGGAACATTGGGTTGGACGTCACGATTGAAGACAGTCTCAGCAATATGACCACAGACATTGTGCCGCCTTCGAAAGAAACGCTTTAA
- a CDS encoding ADP-ribosylglycohydrolase family protein, with protein MNRLKQDFSHFSGCLIGGAVGDALGWPVEFHKLHQIHERFGPEGITDFPEEIGQVTDDTQMTLFTAEGILRYVNAEQAEYPTDLVQELYVAYLRWLVTQGSLVSGSADKSIVRDGWLFSIPDLYHRRAPGMTCLSALASGKCGTVNRLLNNSKGCGGVMRVAPCGLYVRGVQAYELGCRAAAITHSHPLGYVTAGAFALMIAELIDGASLESAIGRGIEQLYRDPMLVSSECAQLLERAVRFAQELPGDLSRLQVLGEGWVAEECLAIAVYAALSFPDSFEKALIFAVNHDGDSDSTGAVTGNLLGAFLGIDSIPEPWVRRVEFKEVLAQVATDLLLAPDDQAGRLERYPISK; from the coding sequence ATGAACCGATTGAAACAGGATTTTAGCCATTTTTCCGGATGTCTTATCGGCGGTGCGGTCGGAGATGCCCTGGGCTGGCCAGTCGAATTTCACAAACTCCATCAGATTCACGAGCGGTTTGGACCGGAAGGCATCACCGATTTTCCTGAAGAAATTGGCCAGGTGACCGATGACACGCAGATGACCCTGTTTACGGCGGAAGGGATTTTGCGCTACGTCAATGCTGAACAGGCTGAGTACCCGACTGATCTGGTTCAGGAACTGTATGTTGCTTACCTCCGATGGCTGGTCACCCAGGGAAGCCTGGTCAGTGGATCGGCTGATAAATCAATTGTTCGGGATGGATGGTTGTTTTCCATTCCTGATCTGTATCACCGGCGCGCCCCAGGGATGACCTGCCTTTCGGCCCTGGCGAGTGGAAAATGTGGCACCGTCAATCGTCTATTAAATAACAGCAAAGGATGCGGCGGAGTGATGCGGGTTGCGCCTTGTGGTCTGTATGTACGTGGAGTTCAGGCATACGAGCTTGGGTGCCGGGCAGCCGCCATTACGCATAGTCATCCATTGGGATATGTCACCGCCGGCGCATTTGCGTTGATGATTGCTGAACTCATTGATGGTGCATCACTTGAATCTGCTATTGGTCGTGGAATTGAGCAACTCTATCGTGACCCGATGCTGGTCAGTTCAGAATGTGCTCAACTCCTCGAACGAGCTGTTCGCTTTGCTCAAGAGCTTCCTGGAGACCTGAGTCGGTTGCAGGTTTTGGGTGAAGGCTGGGTTGCCGAAGAATGCCTGGCGATTGCCGTGTACGCCGCCCTTTCATTTCCAGATAGTTTTGAAAAAGCGTTGATTTTTGCTGTGAACCACGACGGAGACAGTGATAGCACTGGTGCCGTAACCGGGAACCTGCTTGGGGCATTTTTAGGGATTGATAGCATTCCGGAACCATGGGTACGACGCGTGGAATTTAAAGAAGTACTCGCGCAGGTGGCAACCGATCTGCTGCTGGCTCCAGACGATCAGGCCGGAAGATTAGAGCGCTATCCAATTTCAAAGTGA
- a CDS encoding ParB N-terminal domain-containing protein: MPVKSPLNPELLKTVIANNRAAHRPPMRVVTIPVEDVKIGDRFRKDMGDLTDLKQSIEDIGLLNPITVLPDHTLVAGERRLAAFKALNRETIPARIIETLEDARAILRAERDENVARKSFTPLEMAAITEALLPEAERAARERKAAALKKGAENPRSGNFPEREKGEAIDEIASMVGVSGKTLRKIRQVVTSGSPELIRAMDQGEISVNSAAKQVAVHPAPEPKEATTSKQSFAGELAFNLTASLKDGTAVQVVILTQSKQPISSKQLKEALKLAKTSLVENE, from the coding sequence ATGCCGGTTAAATCTCCACTCAATCCTGAACTGCTTAAAACCGTGATTGCCAACAACCGGGCTGCCCATCGCCCCCCGATGCGCGTGGTGACAATCCCAGTTGAAGACGTCAAAATTGGTGACCGCTTTCGCAAAGACATGGGCGACCTGACCGATCTCAAACAAAGCATTGAGGATATTGGCCTGCTCAATCCGATCACTGTTTTACCTGACCACACACTGGTTGCTGGTGAACGACGACTGGCAGCCTTTAAAGCGCTCAACCGGGAAACCATTCCGGCACGCATTATTGAAACGCTCGAAGACGCCCGAGCCATTCTGCGAGCTGAACGCGATGAAAATGTGGCCCGAAAAAGCTTTACCCCGCTTGAAATGGCGGCCATTACTGAAGCCTTGCTCCCCGAAGCCGAGCGTGCTGCCCGTGAACGCAAAGCCGCCGCTTTGAAAAAAGGCGCTGAAAATCCCCGTTCCGGAAATTTTCCGGAACGGGAAAAAGGCGAAGCAATTGATGAAATTGCTTCGATGGTGGGCGTCTCTGGAAAAACCCTGCGTAAGATCAGGCAGGTGGTCACCAGCGGATCGCCTGAACTGATTCGGGCAATGGATCAGGGTGAAATTTCGGTCAATTCCGCGGCCAAACAGGTAGCAGTGCACCCAGCACCCGAACCAAAAGAAGCCACGACCTCGAAACAATCTTTTGCCGGAGAACTGGCCTTTAACCTGACAGCATCCCTCAAAGATGGAACCGCTGTTCAAGTTGTGATATTGACCCAATCGAAACAACCGATTTCATCGAAACAATTGAAAGAAGCACTGAAACTGGCGAAAACATCACTGGTGGAAAACGAATAG
- a CDS encoding ParA family protein — protein sequence MHQPRIICIASQKGGVGKTTIASNLGAVLATTHRVLLIDADPQGNLTQGLSLTPDTLETTLYHVLVKNWPMEKAMLTPLEVLPNLKLIGANLDLAAAEIELLGKVGADTRLRKALQTLATPVDFIIIDTPPSLATLTLNALVAAHEVLIPVDPGVYGLYGLSKLVELIDDVRSYNSELGRVRAVRCRVDHTNLSESVRLNLENAFGEDLFKSTIRKSVRIGESQAASLPVILYRPNDAVAEDFKVFADEVRHAG from the coding sequence ATGCACCAACCACGAATTATTTGTATTGCCAGCCAGAAAGGTGGCGTTGGCAAAACCACGATTGCCTCAAATCTGGGCGCCGTACTGGCAACGACCCACCGGGTATTGCTCATTGATGCTGATCCACAGGGAAACCTGACCCAGGGGCTCAGCCTCACGCCTGACACGCTTGAAACGACGCTCTATCACGTACTGGTCAAAAACTGGCCAATGGAAAAGGCCATGTTGACTCCACTTGAAGTCCTGCCAAATCTCAAGCTCATTGGTGCCAACCTGGATCTGGCCGCGGCTGAGATTGAGTTGCTGGGAAAAGTCGGTGCCGATACTCGACTCCGCAAAGCCCTGCAAACTCTGGCCACCCCAGTTGATTTCATTATTATTGACACGCCACCATCACTCGCCACCTTGACCCTCAATGCCCTGGTGGCAGCCCACGAAGTCTTGATCCCGGTTGATCCAGGGGTTTATGGCCTCTATGGTCTGTCCAAACTGGTTGAATTGATTGATGATGTGCGGAGCTATAACTCCGAACTGGGTCGGGTGCGGGCGGTTCGCTGCCGGGTAGATCACACCAATTTGTCGGAAAGTGTGCGGCTCAATCTTGAAAATGCTTTTGGGGAAGACCTTTTCAAATCAACTATTCGCAAATCAGTGCGCATTGGCGAATCACAGGCGGCGAGCTTGCCCGTGATTTTGTACCGCCCAAATGATGCCGTAGCCGAAGATTTCAAAGTGTTTGCAGACGAGGTACGCCATGCCGGTTAA
- a CDS encoding PQQ-binding-like beta-propeller repeat protein, which translates to MNLYKKTFILLFFSLVWSCSGCKSFEPPPSEFPESLQKVWRYPISNGSGPYLIGKGPLVLVFNSLGTATALDARTGKEQWKIKTLDKAALSPDFWEGLIFITSYDGGGVSAGSKYKTQCVEAETGKELWHFDQWETYFPLLRNGMIVGQLAEKEKHLPNQEFAERISVCVGLDAKTGKELYRTEFNRGEWEKNHPQERLDAHIVGENGQMLMVNSTKNVPVIDFARQKIETRTFDYAGEIPEKYCTIGNTLIVISFTWIKNKYKDFSAKYRDLYLQAFDIETGKTLWAKKKSAKFYDLAKGKPGVVLVQDWEGDLMAYDVATGKDLWPKPIFTGSVQHVTMDDVAENTLLARPGESSEWFLAYNATTGEKLWEQKTDDLNRTFWLYTHRGVAYLESTQAGTRFNSPVTLNIRLAAYDLKSGKKLWHILNYDLENVVCVEDLTLIGMKSEVFAVKAGQ; encoded by the coding sequence ATGAACCTGTATAAAAAAACCTTCATCCTGCTCTTTTTTTCACTGGTCTGGAGCTGTAGCGGCTGCAAATCGTTTGAACCACCGCCATCAGAGTTTCCTGAATCACTTCAAAAAGTTTGGCGATACCCCATCAGCAATGGTTCCGGGCCTTATTTGATTGGAAAGGGACCGCTGGTACTTGTTTTTAACAGCCTGGGAACGGCAACCGCGCTCGATGCCCGAACGGGAAAGGAACAGTGGAAGATCAAAACCCTCGACAAAGCCGCACTGTCACCCGATTTCTGGGAGGGATTGATCTTTATCACGTCATATGACGGCGGCGGAGTCAGTGCCGGGTCAAAATATAAAACGCAATGTGTTGAGGCCGAAACAGGAAAAGAACTCTGGCATTTTGACCAGTGGGAGACCTATTTCCCACTTCTGCGCAACGGCATGATCGTTGGTCAGCTCGCTGAAAAAGAGAAACACCTTCCAAATCAAGAGTTTGCCGAGCGGATTTCGGTGTGTGTCGGGCTGGATGCCAAAACGGGAAAGGAACTCTATCGCACGGAATTTAATCGTGGCGAATGGGAAAAAAACCATCCGCAGGAACGGCTTGATGCCCATATCGTCGGCGAGAATGGACAAATGTTGATGGTGAATTCAACCAAGAATGTTCCGGTGATTGATTTTGCCAGACAAAAAATTGAAACGCGCACCTTTGACTATGCGGGTGAAATACCTGAAAAGTACTGCACGATTGGAAACACATTGATTGTCATCAGCTTCACCTGGATCAAGAACAAGTACAAGGACTTTAGCGCCAAATACCGGGACCTGTATTTGCAAGCATTTGATATTGAAACCGGAAAAACGCTCTGGGCCAAAAAGAAATCCGCCAAATTTTATGATCTGGCGAAAGGGAAGCCGGGCGTGGTGCTGGTTCAGGATTGGGAAGGCGACTTGATGGCCTATGATGTTGCCACCGGGAAGGACCTCTGGCCAAAGCCGATTTTTACCGGCAGCGTCCAGCACGTTACGATGGATGACGTCGCCGAAAACACGCTCCTTGCCCGACCTGGTGAATCCAGCGAATGGTTTCTGGCATACAATGCCACCACTGGGGAAAAGCTCTGGGAGCAAAAGACAGATGACCTCAACCGAACGTTCTGGCTTTACACGCATCGTGGCGTGGCCTATCTGGAATCAACTCAGGCTGGGACACGATTTAATTCTCCGGTGACCCTCAATATCAGGTTGGCGGCCTATGACCTGAAATCTGGAAAAAAGCTCTGGCACATTCTCAACTATGATCTGGAGAATGTGGTCTGTGTTGAAGACCTGACCCTGATTGGAATGAAATCAGAAGTGTTTGCGGTGAAGGCTGGCCAATGA
- a CDS encoding nuclear transport factor 2 family protein, giving the protein MKHCLLFLGLVVALSLNVVAVPRQSEKPSSVQELVAAEKAFAKYSVENGMREAFIEFFTDEGINFVPQPVLTRKFLKKRPPTPKPLPFILDWTPMTGDIARSGDLGYNTGPFMVTVPSQKDQKPSFGYFFSIWKKQADGTWKVVVDAGVQSAEAGKRPLSEVVYQQTPIKTVELPVKSINPEKEKEGLLATDTALTQTTQTKGRAESYKAVLLPKSRLHLNDLAPLVSNDQILAYLKGHPGSMTGTITHSDMSKAADFGYTVGSYEFKPQAGDKTEKGYYVRIWRRATRKDWKLAFETFLPLPPEK; this is encoded by the coding sequence ATGAAACACTGTTTGCTCTTTTTAGGGCTGGTGGTTGCCCTGTCGTTGAATGTCGTGGCTGTGCCGCGCCAATCGGAAAAACCATCATCGGTTCAGGAACTGGTCGCGGCTGAAAAAGCTTTTGCCAAATATTCAGTTGAAAATGGGATGCGCGAAGCTTTCATTGAATTTTTTACCGATGAAGGAATTAACTTTGTCCCTCAACCGGTGTTAACCCGTAAATTTCTCAAGAAAAGACCTCCGACCCCCAAACCGCTTCCATTTATTCTGGATTGGACGCCGATGACGGGTGACATCGCACGTTCGGGAGATTTGGGCTATAACACCGGGCCATTTATGGTCACCGTTCCCAGCCAGAAAGATCAAAAACCGTCATTCGGCTATTTTTTCTCAATCTGGAAAAAACAGGCGGATGGCACCTGGAAAGTTGTGGTTGATGCCGGAGTTCAGTCTGCGGAGGCTGGAAAACGCCCGTTGTCTGAGGTTGTTTATCAGCAAACGCCGATCAAAACCGTTGAACTCCCGGTCAAATCCATCAATCCTGAGAAGGAAAAAGAAGGACTCCTCGCAACGGACACAGCCTTGACGCAAACCACCCAAACCAAAGGTCGGGCAGAAAGCTATAAAGCCGTGCTGCTTCCAAAATCGCGGCTTCACCTCAATGACCTGGCACCGCTGGTAAGCAATGATCAAATTCTCGCGTACCTGAAGGGCCATCCGGGGTCAATGACCGGGACGATTACGCATTCCGACATGTCAAAAGCGGCTGATTTTGGTTACACCGTCGGCAGTTATGAATTCAAACCGCAAGCCGGAGATAAAACCGAAAAAGGGTACTATGTTCGGATCTGGCGGCGCGCAACCAGGAAAGACTGGAAGCTGGCGTTTGAAACCTTCCTGCCGCTTCCGCCTGAAAAGTGA
- a CDS encoding HAMP domain-containing histidine kinase, translating to MARDLEGRLNEREIFETEYQVLDEAESALKNEELSRDDLRKAFKTLAKKYKSLLSQTVKITRIGDSTQSKLIKIQNQLDQQNSQLEAANLKLRELDQIKQNFTAMLVHDLKSPLSVVKGTLEFLSMDESLEETGYGELIRASEGSVQKILNLINEVLEVYKSEAQDMKLVLIPQNPQALLRECIVEAEVSGRAAGLTVVPNIVDGLPTILMDAGKLGRVFSNLLSNAVKFTPQGGHIIIEARTTIGTGIEAGSKFLTVEITDTGEGIPAEEIPFLFDPYRQAKSNKAKLGVGLGLAIVKRIVAAHGGNIAVRSRLGVGTCFAVVIPAVSE from the coding sequence ATGGCACGCGACCTCGAAGGAAGACTCAACGAACGCGAGATTTTTGAGACTGAATACCAGGTTCTGGATGAAGCCGAATCGGCATTGAAAAATGAAGAACTGTCGCGTGATGATTTGCGCAAAGCCTTCAAAACACTGGCGAAAAAGTACAAAAGTCTGCTTTCGCAAACAGTCAAAATCACCCGGATTGGGGATTCAACCCAGAGCAAATTGATCAAAATTCAAAACCAGTTGGACCAGCAAAACAGCCAGCTTGAAGCCGCCAATCTGAAATTGCGCGAGCTGGATCAAATCAAGCAAAACTTTACCGCCATGCTGGTTCACGATTTGAAATCGCCGCTCAGTGTGGTCAAAGGCACGCTCGAATTCCTGAGCATGGATGAATCGCTGGAAGAAACCGGGTATGGCGAACTCATTCGAGCCTCGGAGGGCAGCGTTCAAAAAATCCTGAATCTGATCAACGAAGTGCTTGAAGTCTACAAAAGCGAAGCTCAGGACATGAAACTGGTGCTCATACCTCAAAATCCTCAGGCGCTGCTTCGGGAATGTATTGTGGAAGCCGAAGTTTCGGGACGAGCGGCTGGCTTGACCGTTGTGCCCAATATTGTAGACGGCTTGCCGACGATTTTGATGGACGCCGGGAAATTGGGACGGGTCTTTTCAAATCTGCTTTCCAATGCCGTGAAATTTACGCCCCAAGGCGGTCACATTATCATTGAAGCGCGCACCACCATCGGTACCGGTATTGAAGCTGGATCAAAGTTCCTGACCGTCGAAATTACTGATACCGGCGAAGGTATCCCAGCCGAGGAAATTCCATTTTTGTTTGATCCATATCGCCAGGCAAAATCCAATAAAGCCAAACTTGGCGTGGGATTAGGATTGGCGATTGTGAAACGAATCGTGGCTGCCCACGGTGGAAACATTGCCGTCCGAAGCCGGCTTGGCGTCGGCACCTGTTTTGCCGTCGTGATTCCGGCTGTGAGTGAATGA